In one window of Chryseobacterium phocaeense DNA:
- a CDS encoding pyridoxal phosphate-dependent aminotransferase has protein sequence MDKLSDRVKRLGYSQTFVMSNKAREMKAAGIDVISLTLGEPDFDVPDNIKQAAFDAINQNYSHYSPVPGFLELREAVAYKLKRDNNLDYKPSQICVSNGAKQAILNVLASVVNDGDEVLLPAPYWVSYDEMVKMMGGTSVMLPTSYVTDFKITAEQLEEAITDKTKAVLFSSPCNPSGGYYTYDELKSMAKVIAKYPHVTVISDEIYEFINYETKTTSIAQFPEVYEQTAVINGMSKAFAMTGWRIGYSACPEWLAKACEKIQGQMTSGANTMAQRASITALKTDPSEYKYMIDAFQKRRDLVYDLMKEIPGFKVVLPKAAFYFFPDISYYIGKTLNGMEIKDSDDFAMFLLEQAHVGSVGGVSFGSPECIRFSYAASEEDLREAMKRIKDTLAPFNS, from the coding sequence AGCAAGAGAGATGAAGGCCGCCGGCATTGACGTAATCAGCCTTACTCTTGGCGAACCGGATTTTGATGTCCCTGATAATATCAAACAGGCCGCTTTTGATGCGATTAACCAGAATTACAGCCACTACTCTCCTGTTCCCGGGTTTCTTGAACTGCGTGAAGCGGTAGCCTATAAATTAAAAAGAGACAACAACCTTGATTATAAACCTTCGCAGATCTGTGTCTCAAACGGTGCAAAACAGGCTATTTTAAATGTGCTGGCATCTGTGGTAAATGATGGTGACGAAGTGCTGCTTCCGGCTCCTTATTGGGTAAGCTACGATGAAATGGTAAAAATGATGGGCGGAACATCCGTAATGCTTCCAACGTCTTATGTTACAGATTTTAAAATAACTGCGGAACAGCTGGAAGAAGCCATTACGGATAAAACCAAAGCTGTTCTTTTCAGCTCACCATGTAACCCTTCAGGCGGATATTACACGTATGATGAGCTTAAATCCATGGCAAAGGTTATCGCTAAATATCCGCATGTAACAGTGATTTCTGATGAGATCTACGAATTCATCAATTACGAAACCAAAACCACCTCTATTGCCCAGTTTCCTGAAGTATACGAGCAGACTGCGGTGATCAACGGAATGTCCAAGGCATTTGCCATGACAGGATGGAGAATCGGGTATTCTGCCTGTCCGGAATGGCTGGCCAAAGCATGTGAAAAAATCCAGGGACAAATGACCAGCGGAGCCAATACCATGGCGCAGAGAGCTTCTATTACTGCTTTAAAAACAGATCCTTCGGAATACAAATACATGATCGATGCTTTCCAGAAAAGAAGAGACCTGGTGTATGACCTGATGAAAGAGATTCCAGGATTTAAGGTGGTTCTTCCAAAGGCAGCTTTTTATTTCTTCCCGGATATTTCCTATTACATCGGAAAAACACTGAATGGTATGGAAATTAAGGATTCTGATGACTTCGCCATGTTTCTTCTGGAACAAGCTCATGTAGGCTCTGTGGGCGGTGTTTCTTTCGGCAGCCCGGAATGCATCAGGTTCTCTTATGCAGCTTCCGAAGAAGATCTTAGAGAAGCCATGAAAAGAATTAAAGATACATTGGCCCCTTTCAATTCATAA